From a single Anaerolineales bacterium genomic region:
- a CDS encoding HAD-IIA family hydrolase yields the protein MIPTNIKAFILDMDGVIWKSDAPIGDLPAIFKRIRERGLKFVFATNNGTKTPEEYQRKLADLGVEIEAPQVVTSAMGIAFLLAQKHPRGTKIFMIGEDGIRSALEEKGFEILGVDRASEADAVVMGIDRGINFQKIAEATLLVRAGRPFYTTNTDRTFPTPRGEIPGSGAWLSVITTATGIQPTVAGKPFPFLMELSLERLGTRKEETLVVGDRLETDIAAGQSVGCPTALVLSGVSTKQEAEAWNPAPDMIAESLSELIG from the coding sequence ATGATCCCAACCAATATAAAAGCCTTCATCCTTGACATGGACGGCGTGATCTGGAAATCAGACGCGCCCATCGGCGACCTGCCCGCCATTTTCAAACGAATCCGCGAACGCGGGTTGAAGTTCGTTTTTGCCACCAACAATGGCACAAAGACCCCGGAGGAGTATCAGCGAAAATTAGCGGACCTCGGCGTGGAGATCGAAGCGCCGCAAGTGGTGACATCCGCCATGGGAATTGCTTTCCTGCTGGCGCAGAAGCATCCGCGTGGGACGAAGATCTTCATGATCGGCGAGGATGGCATCCGCTCGGCGCTGGAGGAAAAGGGATTTGAGATCCTCGGCGTGGACAGGGCGTCTGAAGCGGATGCAGTTGTCATGGGAATCGACCGGGGCATCAACTTCCAGAAGATCGCCGAAGCGACCTTGCTGGTGCGGGCGGGACGTCCGTTCTACACGACAAACACCGACCGCACCTTCCCCACTCCGCGCGGAGAGATCCCCGGGTCGGGCGCATGGCTTTCGGTCATCACCACTGCCACGGGCATCCAGCCAACTGTGGCAGGAAAGCCTTTCCCGTTTTTGATGGAACTTTCGCTGGAGCGGCTGGGAACGAGGAAAGAAGAGACGCTGGTCGTCGGCGACCGCCTCGAAACGGACATTGCGGCTGGTCAGTCGGTAGGATGCCCCACTGCGCTGGTGCTGAGCGGAGTCTCCACGAAGCAGGAGGCGGAAGCCTGGAACCCCGCGCCGGACATGATCGCAGAAAGTTTAAGTGAATTGATCGGTTAA
- the rlmN gene encoding 23S rRNA (adenine(2503)-C(2))-methyltransferase RlmN has translation MKLIYDLDFTAITATFHEWNEPAYRAKQVWQGLYQHLYASPDQFTNLPKSLREKLAENFSFTPFSVKTYLDSSDRSTRKTLFQLPDGNLIEAVLMRYGDPADNPQITTPAPNSENLRGAKNRRTLCISTQAGCAMGCVFCATGQLGFMRNLTSGEIVAQVMYYARMLKEQNETVSNIVFMGMGEPFHNYDNTMAAIDRLNDADGYHFGARRFTISTVGLVPQIRRFADEGRQVNLAISLHAADDDERLAIMPVNRRYKIDDVIEACKYYIEKTHRRVTFEWALISGVNDTPEVAKKLAARLKGLLCHVNAIPLNPTAGFDGQATDRQRANLFKQTLEQAGVPCTIRMRRGIDINAGCGQLAGSQTGT, from the coding sequence ATGAAACTCATCTACGATCTCGATTTCACAGCCATCACAGCTACATTCCACGAATGGAACGAACCCGCCTACCGCGCCAAGCAGGTCTGGCAGGGACTGTACCAGCATCTGTATGCTTCTCCCGATCAATTTACCAACCTGCCCAAGTCATTACGGGAGAAGCTGGCGGAAAATTTTTCATTCACGCCATTCTCGGTCAAAACGTATCTCGATTCATCGGACAGGTCCACGCGCAAGACGTTATTCCAACTGCCGGACGGAAATCTGATCGAAGCGGTGTTGATGCGCTACGGCGACCCGGCGGATAATCCACAGATCACCACTCCCGCGCCAAACAGTGAGAATTTGCGCGGAGCGAAGAATCGCCGCACGTTGTGCATCTCCACGCAGGCGGGATGTGCAATGGGATGCGTGTTCTGCGCAACCGGTCAACTCGGGTTTATGCGCAATCTCACCAGCGGCGAGATCGTGGCGCAGGTCATGTACTACGCGCGGATGTTGAAGGAACAAAACGAGACCGTCAGCAATATCGTCTTCATGGGCATGGGCGAACCGTTCCACAACTATGACAATACAATGGCAGCAATCGACCGGTTGAACGACGCGGACGGATATCACTTCGGCGCGCGGCGCTTCACCATCTCGACCGTCGGGCTGGTCCCGCAGATCCGGCGATTCGCAGACGAGGGACGTCAGGTCAACCTCGCCATCTCACTGCACGCCGCGGACGATGACGAGCGTCTCGCCATCATGCCGGTCAACCGGCGCTACAAGATCGACGACGTCATCGAAGCCTGCAAGTATTACATCGAAAAAACGCATCGCCGCGTGACCTTCGAGTGGGCGCTGATCAGCGGAGTCAACGACACGCCGGAAGTGGCGAAAAAGCTCGCCGCGCGCCTGAAAGGACTGCTGTGTCACGTCAACGCGATTCCGCTCAACCCCACAGCAGGCTTCGACGGGCAAGCGACCGACCGTCAGCGGGCGAACCTGTTCAAGCAAACGCTGGAGCAGGCTGGAGTTCCGTGCACGATCCGTATGAGGCGCGGCATAGACATCAACGCGGGCTGCGGTCAATTGGCAGGCAGTCAGACGGGGACATGA
- the tig gene encoding trigger factor yields MNIEKQYQEDHSVKLIVEADQDKMNEYKKRAARKIASRGSIPGFRPGKAPYDVVIRTYGEAAIIEQAVDLFIDSEYSNILKEADVNPGASGSLENIESMDPPKFIFRVPLAPEVDLGDYHSVRLDYEWTAPEQKDVDAALEDLRQMYASTETVERAIEISDYVLLDVKSETPELNRTGFATFVRKEERDTEWPYNGFAQELVGLTAGESKTIKHTFPADWEVEELQGKDVEIEATIKTVRGVTLPDLNDDFAKMTGAGETLDALMEAVKKDVETRSQNEYDDKYFVDLIEKVKEGATIKYHEHTLEHEGEHVLSDLSNRLGQQGMDLDTYFKMRSTTREQFIEDEVKPVAKKRLERGLILDEVVRVEKIQIDDEALNMEYNNTLNNLVMQGVDLTKIRGGRKGQKELSQAIAMESASRVMTRKALDMLKSIATDNYKPVEETVEEVVEQAVEEAKAEDEQPAEASVGEVEETETPTAEEKAE; encoded by the coding sequence TTGAACATCGAAAAACAATACCAGGAAGACCATTCTGTAAAACTGATCGTGGAAGCGGATCAGGACAAAATGAACGAGTATAAGAAGCGCGCCGCAAGGAAGATCGCATCGCGCGGAAGCATTCCCGGCTTCCGTCCCGGCAAGGCGCCCTACGATGTCGTCATCCGCACATACGGCGAAGCGGCGATCATCGAACAGGCAGTTGACCTGTTCATCGACTCGGAATATTCCAACATCCTGAAAGAAGCGGATGTGAATCCCGGCGCTTCCGGCTCGCTGGAAAACATCGAGAGCATGGACCCGCCCAAGTTCATCTTCCGCGTGCCGCTCGCGCCCGAAGTAGACCTCGGCGATTACCACTCCGTGCGCCTTGACTATGAATGGACGGCTCCCGAACAAAAAGATGTGGACGCGGCGCTCGAAGACCTGCGCCAGATGTACGCTTCCACCGAAACCGTGGAGCGCGCAATCGAGATTAGCGACTACGTCTTATTGGATGTCAAATCGGAAACTCCCGAACTGAACCGCACCGGCTTCGCGACCTTTGTCCGCAAGGAGGAGCGCGATACCGAATGGCCCTACAACGGCTTCGCACAGGAACTGGTCGGGTTGACGGCTGGCGAGAGCAAAACCATCAAACATACCTTCCCCGCAGATTGGGAAGTGGAGGAATTGCAAGGCAAGGATGTGGAGATCGAAGCCACCATCAAGACCGTGCGCGGCGTGACCCTGCCCGACCTGAATGACGACTTCGCAAAAATGACCGGCGCAGGCGAAACACTGGACGCGCTGATGGAAGCCGTCAAGAAGGATGTGGAAACCCGCTCCCAGAACGAATACGATGACAAATATTTCGTGGACTTGATCGAAAAGGTCAAGGAAGGCGCGACCATCAAATATCACGAGCACACGCTCGAGCATGAAGGCGAGCATGTGCTTTCGGATCTGTCCAACCGGCTTGGACAGCAGGGCATGGACCTCGACACCTATTTCAAGATGCGGAGCACCACGCGCGAGCAGTTCATCGAAGATGAAGTGAAGCCCGTAGCAAAGAAACGTCTCGAACGCGGCTTGATCCTCGATGAAGTTGTCCGCGTGGAAAAGATCCAGATCGATGACGAAGCCTTGAACATGGAATACAACAACACGCTCAACAACCTTGTAATGCAGGGCGTGGACCTGACGAAGATCCGCGGCGGGCGCAAAGGACAGAAGGAATTGAGCCAGGCGATCGCGATGGAATCCGCGAGCCGTGTGATGACCCGCAAAGCGCTGGACATGCTCAAATCCATTGCGACAGATAATTACAAGCCTGTTGAAGAAACAGTCGAAGAAGTAGTGGAACAAGCAGTGGAAGAAGCGAAAGCGGAAGATGAACAACCGGCTGAAGCTTCCGTCGGCGAAGTTGAAGAAACGGAAACACCGACAGCGGAAGAAAAAGCCGAATAA
- a CDS encoding NBR1-Ig-like domain-containing protein encodes MLKQKTTIPRNVILWALVGLLVLAGIIALIASFSSSGGGADDVNVIYTNAAETLVAQQMTIEASEPTATPTFTFTPTVTVTPFATLELPTQSLLASPTTSFSSGGGGTAVGCDNSVFVSDVTIPDGTQMTPGQTFTKTWRLQNNGTCPWTTAYRLTFVSGDAMSGQAAAISAAVSPGATVDISVPMTAPTTAGEIRGDWRLTNANGQAFGTVIYVIINVSGASAPTSTSTTGEPTTAPSETPAPTETPPTPDP; translated from the coding sequence ATGTTAAAACAAAAAACGACCATTCCACGCAACGTAATTTTATGGGCGCTGGTGGGCTTGCTGGTGCTGGCGGGCATTATCGCCCTGATCGCATCCTTCAGCAGTTCGGGCGGCGGCGCGGACGATGTCAACGTCATTTATACCAACGCGGCGGAGACGCTTGTGGCACAGCAAATGACCATCGAGGCATCCGAGCCGACTGCCACACCGACCTTCACTTTCACGCCGACAGTAACCGTCACCCCGTTCGCGACTCTGGAGCTTCCCACCCAGTCCCTGCTTGCTTCGCCGACCACATCCTTTTCCTCGGGTGGAGGCGGCACCGCGGTCGGCTGTGATAATTCCGTCTTCGTCTCCGATGTCACCATCCCGGACGGCACACAAATGACGCCCGGTCAAACATTCACCAAAACTTGGCGCTTGCAGAACAATGGGACCTGTCCGTGGACCACCGCTTACCGGCTGACCTTTGTCTCCGGCGATGCCATGAGCGGACAAGCCGCTGCCATCAGCGCGGCGGTCAGCCCCGGTGCGACGGTGGATATCTCCGTACCAATGACCGCTCCCACCACCGCTGGCGAGATCCGCGGCGACTGGCGGCTGACCAACGCCAATGGACAGGCATTCGGCACGGTCATCTATGTGATCATCAATGTCAGCGGAGCATCAGCCCCCACTTCCACGTCCACTACCGGCGAACCGACGACGGCTCCATCCGAAACTCCCGCTCCCACTGAGACCCCTCCTACACCTGACCCATAA
- a CDS encoding ATP-dependent Clp protease proteolytic subunit, which yields MIPDFKNVVPMVVENTGRGERAYDIYSLLLRNNIIFLGTPIDDQVANVIVAQLLYLNHEDPEKEIRMYINSPGGVIYAGLAIYDTMQVISNPISTFAIGVTASFGTVLLAAGTKGRRYALPHATVHMHQPLGGAQGQATDIEIQAKQILRLKSLLNGVMSKHTGQPLEVIERDLDRDYYLDAQQAVDYGLVDQVIETPEKVA from the coding sequence ATGATCCCAGATTTCAAGAATGTTGTCCCGATGGTTGTGGAAAACACGGGACGCGGTGAACGCGCATACGACATTTATTCGCTGTTGCTGCGCAATAATATTATCTTCCTCGGCACGCCGATCGATGATCAGGTCGCCAACGTGATCGTGGCGCAGCTCTTGTACCTGAACCACGAAGACCCGGAGAAGGAGATCCGCATGTACATCAACTCGCCCGGCGGTGTGATCTACGCAGGGCTTGCGATCTACGACACGATGCAGGTGATCTCCAACCCGATCAGCACCTTTGCCATCGGCGTGACCGCCTCCTTCGGGACCGTGTTGCTGGCTGCCGGAACCAAGGGCAGACGCTACGCCCTGCCACATGCCACCGTCCACATGCACCAGCCTCTCGGCGGCGCACAAGGACAGGCAACGGACATTGAAATTCAGGCAAAGCAGATCCTGCGCCTGAAGAGCCTGCTTAACGGCGTGATGTCCAAGCATACGGGTCAGCCGCTAGAAGTGATCGAGCGCGACCTTGACCGCGACTACTATCTCGATGCGCAGCAGGCTGTGGATTACGGTCTGGTGGACCAGGTGATCGAGACGCCGGAGAAAGTTGCCTAG
- a CDS encoding TIGR03663 family protein codes for MEQKRPWLERPIHASLPAITNEIAIFAVIILLAVVTRFYDLETRVMSHDESLHTYFSWLLSRGQGYEHSPMMHGPFQFHIIALSYFLFGTSDFTSRIPAVLFSIGTVWMVWHWRRYLGTWGALIAGFLLVISPYMLYYGRYVRNESFVGFSGIVMLYAMLRHLEVGGKKYLYILAAALALHFTSKETSFIYTAQALIFLAVYFIVQVTRNPWKDSERDYRSFIIALSIAILLVGGTLGYGLFTHRETTLTGAETLVPVNPLDPVSPLAAPEPTIPSLTVILAVFALMALIVTAYFLIRGYSWERLRNERSFELLMVSGTIVLPQLSPFLLSLTDVTIPTTAPEVQVLAGDTRSILVIGGFLLLTFVLSIVAGLLWNPEKWLKTALIFWIPFTILYTTIFTNSDGFFTGTIGSLGYWIVQQDVQRGSQPWYYYLLIQIPIYEFLPALGFLLALVLGFRKKFAKRNQAAEVSDEAVVPSEEVTTEEHNFSNTFSLLVFWSVISFAAFSYAGERMPWLTYHIAWPMILITGWALGRLIETTDWEKLRRQNIPLTLATLAIFIVSTGRAILILNGSVRPFQGQGLEQLQATNAFLLPLIVAILSAVAAVYFLREWSLREFRRVFTLVFFAFLAVLTVRASFRANYITYDEATEFLVYAHGATGIKEVIAQAEEISKRTTGGMGVALAYDASSPDTGVSWPFVWYLRDFTNQRSFDQPTRSLRDSVVIVVDEKNFDKIEPAIGPGFYRVDYIRMWWPMQDYFGLVFDRDPSQPFPDDYACNGAMSFLKLRRSKDYSRFCEGFTNPQIRAGIFQIWMNRDYTLYAQAKGRPDLTVSTWQPADRMRLYIRQDVASQIWNYGIAPTTAAVMEDPTEGKYALLSANLMLDSTQANPVLLNAPRSLAFAKDGTFYVADSRNHRVLHLDLSGNILQEWGTYADGVGIPIGPGTFNEPWGIAVGPDGSVYVTDTWNHRVQKFTSTGRFVKTWGIFGQGETPDAFYGPRGLAVDSQGRVYVTDTGNKRIVVFDADGNFITQFGMAGFGPGEFDEPVGVAIDKNGFVYVTDTWNQRIQVFLPVDTAGILTFIPDKQWDVFGWFGQSLDNKPFIAVDDNLHVFITDPEGYRVMEFDRDGEIVRVWGDYGNTNTSFGIASGIAVDADGNIWVTDSAFNRIMRFTLP; via the coding sequence ATGGAACAAAAAAGACCCTGGCTCGAACGCCCCATCCACGCATCCCTGCCCGCCATCACCAATGAGATCGCGATCTTCGCGGTCATTATTTTGCTTGCAGTGGTCACACGCTTTTATGATCTTGAAACGCGCGTCATGAGCCATGACGAAAGCCTGCACACCTACTTCTCCTGGCTGTTGTCCCGCGGACAGGGCTACGAACACTCGCCCATGATGCACGGTCCGTTCCAGTTCCACATCATCGCGCTCAGCTACTTCCTGTTCGGCACATCGGATTTCACCTCGCGCATCCCCGCTGTATTGTTCAGCATCGGCACGGTCTGGATGGTCTGGCACTGGCGGCGCTATCTCGGCACATGGGGCGCGCTCATTGCGGGCTTTTTGCTGGTCATTTCACCTTATATGTTGTACTACGGGCGTTACGTCCGCAACGAATCCTTCGTCGGCTTTTCGGGCATCGTCATGTTATACGCCATGCTGCGGCATCTCGAAGTGGGCGGTAAAAAATATCTCTACATTCTCGCCGCCGCGCTGGCGTTGCATTTCACATCCAAGGAAACATCCTTCATCTATACCGCACAGGCGCTGATCTTCCTCGCCGTGTACTTCATCGTGCAGGTCACCCGCAATCCGTGGAAAGATTCCGAACGCGACTATCGCTCCTTCATCATCGCCCTCAGCATAGCCATCCTGCTCGTCGGCGGCACGCTTGGCTATGGATTGTTCACCCATCGGGAAACCACTTTGACAGGCGCAGAGACACTCGTGCCGGTCAACCCGTTGGACCCGGTCTCGCCTCTTGCCGCGCCGGAGCCTACCATCCCGTCCCTGACCGTGATCCTGGCTGTGTTCGCGTTGATGGCGCTCATCGTAACCGCCTATTTTCTCATCCGCGGCTACTCATGGGAACGGCTCCGCAACGAACGTTCCTTTGAACTGCTCATGGTCTCCGGGACCATTGTCCTGCCGCAGTTATCCCCCTTCCTGCTCAGCCTGACCGACGTCACCATCCCCACCACTGCTCCCGAAGTGCAGGTGCTTGCCGGGGATACGCGTTCCATCCTCGTCATCGGCGGCTTCCTCCTGCTGACCTTTGTCCTCTCCATCGTCGCCGGTCTGCTGTGGAACCCGGAAAAATGGCTGAAGACCGCGCTGATCTTCTGGATTCCCTTCACCATCCTGTACACCACCATTTTCACCAACAGCGACGGCTTTTTCACCGGAACCATCGGCTCGCTCGGCTACTGGATCGTCCAGCAGGATGTCCAGCGCGGAAGCCAGCCCTGGTATTACTATCTGCTCATCCAAATCCCCATTTACGAATTCCTGCCCGCATTGGGATTCCTGCTCGCGCTGGTGCTTGGGTTCAGGAAAAAGTTTGCGAAGCGCAACCAAGCCGCTGAGGTCAGTGACGAGGCGGTTGTTCCATCGGAAGAAGTCACCACTGAAGAACATAACTTCAGCAACACCTTCAGCCTGCTGGTCTTTTGGAGCGTCATCAGCTTTGCCGCGTTCTCCTATGCGGGCGAACGCATGCCCTGGCTGACCTATCACATTGCGTGGCCCATGATCCTGATCACAGGCTGGGCGCTTGGGCGTCTCATCGAAACAACGGACTGGGAGAAACTGCGCAGGCAGAACATCCCGCTCACGCTGGCAACGCTGGCGATCTTTATCGTCAGCACGGGGCGCGCGATCCTGATCTTGAACGGATCCGTGCGCCCGTTCCAAGGGCAGGGATTGGAACAGTTGCAGGCGACCAACGCCTTCCTTCTGCCGCTGATCGTTGCAATCCTGAGCGCAGTGGCGGCGGTGTATTTCCTGCGCGAGTGGAGCCTGCGCGAATTCCGGCGGGTGTTCACACTGGTGTTCTTCGCCTTCCTTGCCGTGTTGACCGTGCGCGCATCGTTCCGCGCCAATTACATCACCTACGACGAAGCCACGGAATTTCTTGTCTATGCGCACGGCGCGACAGGCATCAAGGAAGTCATCGCGCAGGCGGAGGAGATCTCCAAACGGACAACGGGCGGCATGGGCGTCGCGCTTGCCTACGACGCTTCCTCGCCGGATACGGGCGTTTCGTGGCCCTTTGTCTGGTACCTGCGTGATTTCACCAACCAGCGTTCCTTCGACCAGCCCACCCGCTCCCTGCGCGATTCGGTCGTCATCGTCGTGGACGAGAAAAACTTCGACAAGATCGAACCAGCCATCGGTCCCGGTTTCTACCGCGTGGATTACATCCGCATGTGGTGGCCCATGCAGGATTATTTTGGATTGGTCTTTGACCGCGATCCAAGCCAACCCTTCCCGGATGACTATGCGTGCAACGGCGCGATGAGTTTCTTGAAACTCAGAAGATCAAAAGATTATTCGCGGTTCTGTGAAGGCTTCACAAATCCGCAGATCCGCGCAGGTATTTTCCAGATCTGGATGAACCGCGATTACACACTCTATGCGCAAGCCAAGGGACGCCCCGATTTGACCGTTTCCACCTGGCAGCCTGCCGACCGAATGCGCCTCTATATTCGCCAGGATGTGGCTTCGCAGATCTGGAACTACGGCATCGCCCCGACAACAGCCGCGGTCATGGAGGATCCCACCGAAGGAAAGTACGCGCTTCTCTCCGCCAACCTGATGCTTGATTCGACCCAGGCAAACCCTGTCCTGCTGAACGCGCCGCGCTCGCTCGCCTTCGCCAAGGACGGCACATTCTACGTGGCAGACTCGCGCAATCACCGCGTGCTGCATCTTGATCTCTCCGGCAACATCCTGCAGGAATGGGGAACGTACGCCGACGGCGTGGGCATTCCCATCGGTCCCGGAACGTTCAACGAGCCGTGGGGCATCGCTGTGGGACCGGACGGCTCGGTCTATGTGACCGATACATGGAATCACCGCGTGCAGAAATTCACGTCAACCGGCAGGTTCGTCAAGACGTGGGGAATCTTCGGGCAGGGCGAAACGCCTGATGCGTTCTACGGTCCGCGCGGATTGGCGGTGGATTCTCAGGGGAGAGTCTATGTCACGGATACCGGGAACAAGCGCATCGTTGTGTTCGATGCGGACGGGAATTTCATCACCCAGTTCGGGATGGCGGGCTTCGGTCCCGGCGAGTTCGATGAGCCGGTCGGCGTCGCCATCGACAAGAATGGCTTCGTTTATGTGACAGATACGTGGAACCAGCGCATTCAGGTCTTCCTGCCGGTGGATACGGCGGGCATCCTGACCTTCATCCCCGACAAGCAATGGGATGTCTTCGGCTGGTTCGGTCAATCGCTGGATAACAAGCCGTTCATCGCCGTGGACGACAACCTGCACGTCTTCATCACCGACCCCGAAGGCTATCGCGTGATGGAATTCGACCGGGACGGCGAGATCGTCCGCGTGTGGGGCGATTACGGCAATACGAACACGAGCTTTGGCATCGCCTCCGGCATCGCGGTGGATGCGGACGGCAATATCTGGGTGACCGACAGCGCATTCAACCGCATCATGCGCTTTACACTTCCGTAA